From one Luteolibacter sp. SL250 genomic stretch:
- a CDS encoding lamin tail domain-containing protein — translation MTGALLGLLLAAPVLHAEVVINEFHPKPEDGHDLEEFIELHNTGAAAVDVSGWRVANAVTFTIPAGTSIPAGGYLVVAMDPAAVTARWSVGAVGPWSGKLNSTGEMIELRDAGGALRDGVDYKFGFPWPSMIDGEGASAELIHPELDNAAGSAWRASGAPAGMGAYVPAAPTPGARNSIYTPLAQTPPVISQVSHQPRQPVSGQEVVVTATVQDPDGVGPVTLEYQVVEPGSYIRISDAAYATGWVQAPMTHEGGGVHRAVVPGTVQANRRLVRYRIVFEDSPGNRTRAPFADDGQPNFAWYVYDGVPEWKGALRPSTVIPANPTPLQTFSPATLTSVPVYTLITTGTDVLNSQYNTSFREVRMRGTLVVDGIVYENIEYRNRGQFSTYQSGKNKWRFYFNPGRDLAAKNHFGVPYAETWGSFSANANASPWVPVNRGSAGMEEAMSLKAHTLAGGLAPHTHYYHFRVVRNAQETPAAGTMVGDPVSTGGNIDGQYAGDFWGLYLAVEKVGGGFLDERGLPDGNIYKIEENEGDPETVLPGFPLDSSDWKAFRDTSSKTIPTAAWWRENMDMDSYYTFHALNRLFGNIDLRPGENHLFYHRSSDNRWLPIPWDMDMMFIAKTHKSGTIDQHRSIVYHPELALEFRNRAREVLDLLASDADPAGGQIGQLVDEYRQILSPPGTTDNWANADAALWNLHPRTKGTVVTATGLGGTSGSENHRGNFFRTPLDSIHDGGTWTRWLRDPSFTGTAGFEDMAKYYIDYATDTWPGGNWAANNGRQLGYGYQYLLKESLDAAIPSRPVISYTGEPGHPVDAMRFTSSAYAGVNAHAETQWRVSRISAPGVAGYTAEEGRKYEITPTWTAATTGMALDVPVSAVTVGKTYRVRVRHRDTTGRWSHWSAPEQLVAGAPAATLVHYWNFNPQVLADALVPNHGTGGSISTTPGGTTAFLTDTGQDFKGANAKDPDGDGTPDAAGRHLRVNNPIGSTVVFRLPTTGYKDVTATVETRRSGSGAGTQTWTYTVDGTTFLPLREVTVVDGTPVVEEFNLKAVDGAEDNALFALKVVFSAGAGGTGGNNRFDNLALAGIPISPAAGGYAAWAAAAFTEAELEDPAVSAWDRDADGDGRPNFMEYALATLPKTGDTPGLDLRWSMDGTTSRPGLEFTRPPDTTGLTYELLASDDLEDWTVVATAPASTQTVAGMARVLFRDPESDDKAGRRFLRLRVRYAP, via the coding sequence ATGACCGGCGCGCTGCTGGGGCTGCTGCTGGCGGCCCCTGTGCTGCACGCGGAAGTGGTCATCAATGAATTCCATCCGAAGCCGGAGGACGGCCATGACCTGGAGGAATTCATCGAGCTGCACAACACGGGCGCGGCGGCGGTGGATGTGTCCGGCTGGCGGGTGGCGAACGCGGTGACCTTCACGATCCCGGCGGGGACGAGCATCCCGGCCGGAGGGTATCTGGTGGTGGCGATGGATCCGGCGGCGGTCACGGCACGCTGGTCCGTGGGCGCGGTGGGACCGTGGAGCGGGAAGCTGAACTCGACGGGGGAAATGATCGAGCTGCGGGACGCGGGCGGCGCGCTGCGGGACGGCGTGGACTACAAGTTCGGCTTTCCATGGCCGAGCATGATCGACGGTGAGGGTGCGTCCGCGGAGCTGATCCACCCGGAGCTGGACAACGCGGCGGGCAGCGCGTGGCGGGCGTCCGGCGCACCGGCGGGGATGGGCGCGTATGTGCCGGCAGCGCCGACGCCCGGGGCGCGCAACAGCATTTACACGCCGCTGGCGCAGACGCCACCGGTGATCTCCCAGGTGTCCCACCAGCCGCGGCAGCCGGTGTCCGGACAGGAGGTGGTGGTGACGGCGACGGTGCAGGACCCGGATGGCGTGGGGCCGGTGACGCTGGAGTACCAGGTGGTGGAGCCGGGTTCCTACATCCGCATCTCCGACGCGGCGTATGCGACGGGCTGGGTGCAGGCGCCGATGACGCACGAGGGCGGCGGGGTGCACCGCGCGGTGGTGCCGGGGACGGTGCAGGCGAACCGCAGGCTGGTGCGCTACCGCATCGTCTTCGAGGACAGTCCTGGCAACCGGACGCGGGCACCCTTCGCGGATGACGGGCAGCCGAACTTCGCCTGGTATGTGTATGACGGTGTGCCGGAGTGGAAGGGCGCGCTGCGGCCGTCCACGGTGATCCCGGCGAACCCGACACCGCTGCAGACGTTCTCCCCGGCGACGCTGACGTCCGTCCCGGTCTATACGCTGATCACGACGGGCACGGATGTACTAAACTCCCAGTACAACACCTCCTTCCGGGAGGTGAGGATGCGCGGGACGCTGGTGGTGGACGGGATCGTCTATGAAAACATCGAGTACCGGAACAGGGGGCAGTTCTCCACCTACCAGTCCGGGAAGAACAAGTGGCGCTTCTACTTCAACCCGGGGCGGGACCTGGCGGCGAAGAACCATTTCGGCGTGCCGTATGCGGAGACGTGGGGGAGCTTTTCCGCGAACGCGAACGCGAGCCCGTGGGTGCCGGTGAACCGCGGGAGCGCGGGGATGGAGGAGGCGATGTCGCTGAAGGCGCACACGCTGGCGGGGGGACTGGCGCCGCACACGCACTACTACCACTTCCGCGTGGTGAGGAACGCGCAGGAAACACCGGCCGCGGGGACGATGGTGGGCGACCCGGTGTCCACGGGCGGGAACATCGACGGACAGTACGCGGGGGATTTCTGGGGGCTGTATCTGGCGGTGGAGAAGGTGGGCGGCGGCTTCCTGGATGAACGCGGGCTGCCTGACGGGAACATCTACAAGATCGAGGAAAACGAGGGCGACCCGGAGACGGTGCTGCCGGGATTCCCGCTGGACTCCAGCGACTGGAAGGCGTTCCGCGACACGTCCAGCAAGACCATCCCGACGGCGGCGTGGTGGCGGGAGAACATGGACATGGACAGCTACTACACGTTCCACGCGCTGAACCGCCTGTTCGGCAACATCGACCTGCGGCCGGGTGAGAACCACCTGTTCTACCACCGGTCGTCGGACAACCGGTGGCTGCCCATCCCGTGGGACATGGACATGATGTTCATCGCGAAGACGCACAAGTCCGGGACGATCGACCAGCACCGTTCGATCGTCTATCATCCGGAGCTGGCGCTGGAGTTCCGGAACCGTGCGCGGGAGGTGCTGGACCTGCTGGCGTCCGACGCGGACCCGGCGGGCGGGCAGATCGGCCAGTTGGTGGATGAGTACCGGCAGATCCTGTCACCACCGGGGACGACGGACAACTGGGCGAACGCGGACGCGGCGCTGTGGAACCTGCACCCACGGACGAAAGGGACGGTGGTGACGGCGACGGGCCTGGGCGGGACGAGCGGGTCCGAAAACCACCGGGGGAACTTTTTCCGCACGCCGCTGGACTCCATCCATGACGGGGGGACGTGGACACGGTGGCTGCGGGATCCTTCCTTCACGGGGACGGCGGGCTTCGAGGACATGGCGAAGTACTACATCGACTATGCGACGGACACGTGGCCGGGAGGGAACTGGGCGGCGAACAACGGCAGGCAGCTTGGCTACGGCTACCAGTATCTGCTGAAGGAGTCGCTGGACGCGGCGATCCCGTCCCGCCCGGTGATCTCCTACACGGGGGAGCCGGGGCACCCGGTGGATGCGATGCGTTTCACCTCATCCGCGTATGCGGGGGTGAACGCGCACGCGGAGACGCAGTGGAGGGTGTCCCGCATCTCCGCACCGGGGGTGGCGGGCTACACGGCGGAGGAGGGCAGGAAATACGAGATCACCCCGACATGGACGGCGGCGACGACGGGCATGGCGCTGGACGTGCCGGTGTCCGCGGTGACGGTGGGGAAAACATACCGGGTGCGGGTGCGGCACCGTGACACGACGGGCCGGTGGTCCCACTGGTCCGCGCCGGAGCAACTGGTGGCGGGGGCACCCGCGGCGACGCTGGTGCACTACTGGAACTTCAACCCGCAGGTGCTGGCGGACGCGCTGGTGCCGAACCACGGCACGGGTGGCTCCATCTCCACGACGCCGGGTGGGACGACGGCTTTCCTGACGGACACGGGGCAGGATTTCAAAGGCGCGAATGCGAAGGACCCGGACGGCGACGGCACGCCGGATGCGGCGGGCCGCCACCTGCGGGTGAACAACCCCATCGGCTCCACGGTGGTGTTCCGGCTGCCGACGACGGGCTACAAGGATGTGACGGCGACGGTGGAGACACGGCGGTCCGGCTCCGGCGCGGGGACGCAGACGTGGACCTACACGGTGGACGGCACGACCTTTCTGCCGCTGCGTGAGGTGACGGTGGTGGACGGGACGCCGGTGGTGGAGGAGTTCAACCTGAAGGCGGTGGACGGTGCGGAGGACAACGCGTTGTTCGCGCTGAAGGTGGTGTTCTCCGCCGGGGCGGGCGGCACGGGCGGGAACAACCGGTTCGACAACCTCGCGCTGGCGGGCATCCCCATTTCCCCTGCGGCGGGTGGCTATGCGGCGTGGGCTGCGGCGGCCTTCACGGAGGCGGAGCTGGAGGATCCGGCGGTGTCCGCGTGGGACCGGGATGCGGACGGGGACGGCAGGCCGAACTTCATGGAATACGCGCTGGCCACGCTGCCGAAGACGGGCGACACGCCGGGGCTGGACCTGCGGTGGTCCATGGACGGCACGACGAGCAGGCCGGGGCTGGAGTTCACCCGCCCGCCGGACACGACGGGCCTGACCTACGAGCTGCTGGCCAGCGACGATCTGGAGGACTGGACGGTGGTGGCCACCGCGCCCGCCTCCACGCAGACGGTGGCGGGGATGGCGCGCGTGTTGTTCCGCGACCCGGAGTCCGATGACAAGGCGGGCCGCCGCTTCCTGAGACTGAGGGTGAGGTATGCGCCGTGA